A window of the Henckelia pumila isolate YLH828 chromosome 3, ASM3356847v2, whole genome shotgun sequence genome harbors these coding sequences:
- the LOC140892839 gene encoding probable serine/threonine-protein kinase PBL1, with protein MGYDTLSQISYESLICYTDNFSEGNYLGHFQFGEYYHGKIVRSGGIQHVVVKIWEVPDKYQYLPGENEARLFDELTLLGHHTITSHPGMITLCEYCFDGEHLGIVYELKALDSLYNLIPEDGFTWLQRIKVALRFASLLKFLHSGNPNSYIVRNLDAAHIMLEEDYNPKLCDFGMITGGIFPDRTKIKEELNGCWGYVDGYGAIRGKWSRGRDVFAFGTILLSLISKKVYTEEDRLSDTPNVNDWALEEYYSNLELCSLVHESLSAESDFDPLDGRRITALGIQCLHDPGDSRPTMKQVVKRLLRLKVVKRNADFLGVNIMHSSRENDRRSRYTIM; from the exons ATGGGTTATGATACtctttcacaaatctcctatgAGAGTTTGATTTGTTATACCGACAACTTTAGCGAGGGAAACTACCTTGGCCATTTCCAATTCGGAGAATATTATCATGGAAAAATTGTACGAAGTGGTGGGATCCAACATGTGGTGGTGAAGATATGGGAAGTTCCTGATAAATACCAATATCTGCCTGGAGAAAATGAAGCTAGATTATTT GACGAGCTGACTTTACTTGGCCACCACACAATAACCAGTCATCCTGGCATGATAACATTGTGTGAATACTGCTTTGATGGCGAACATCTTGGCATTGTTTATGAGCTCAAGGCACTTGATAGTCTCTATAACCTCATTCCGGAAG ATGGTTTTACTTGGCTTCAAAGAATCAAAGTTGCCCTCAGATTTGCTAGTCTTCTCAAATTTTTACATTCTGGAAATCCGAATTCATACATTGTTCGCAATCTGGATGCTGCCCATATAATGCTTGAGGAG GACTATAACCCAAAATTATGTGATTTTGGTATGATCACTGGTGGGATATTTCCAGACAGAACAAAGATAAAGGAGGAGCTCAATGGGTGTTGGGGTTATGTCGACGGGTATGGAGCAATCCGAG GGAAATGGTCACGCGGACGAGATGTGTTTGCATTTGGCACTATACTTCTGAGCTtgatttctaaaaaagtttatACTGAAGAAGACAGGCTATCGGATACGCCAAATGTCAATGATTGGGCCTTGGAGGAATATTACAGTAACTTGGAATTATGCTCGCTTGTCCACGAAAGTTTATCAGCTGAAAGTGATTTTGATCCTCTAGATGGTCGTAGAATTACTGCCCTGGGCATACAGTGCCTCCATGATCCTGGCGATTCCCGACCTACCATGAAGCAAGTTGTGAAGAGACTGCTCAGACTCAAAGTAGTCAAGCGGAATGCAGACTTTCTGGGAGTAAACATAATGCATTCCTCGCGAGAAAATGACAGACGAAGTCGGTACACTATTATGTAG